The following proteins come from a genomic window of Acinetobacter baumannii:
- the ureE gene encoding urease accessory protein UreE yields MKIYTQRLEDISPDQAFETVELTFDTRQKSRFRAALASGVDIGADLPRTGILRSGSYIATQEGDVLRVDAKPERLMKVTAQTEFDLLKAAYHLGNRHVPLMLTPTALYFEPDHVLAEMVEGLGLTVTETDHPFEPESGAYAQHSHDHRLSPIKALHHVHS; encoded by the coding sequence ATGAAAATTTACACCCAACGTCTTGAAGATATTTCTCCTGATCAGGCATTTGAAACGGTTGAGCTAACGTTTGATACCCGCCAAAAATCACGTTTTCGAGCGGCTTTAGCGAGTGGCGTAGATATTGGTGCGGATTTGCCACGTACCGGCATTTTGCGTAGCGGTTCATATATTGCAACGCAAGAGGGTGATGTATTACGTGTTGATGCCAAGCCTGAACGGCTAATGAAAGTCACTGCTCAGACTGAATTTGACTTGCTTAAAGCGGCTTATCACTTAGGTAACCGACATGTGCCATTAATGCTGACACCAACGGCTTTATATTTTGAGCCTGATCATGTGCTTGCAGAAATGGTGGAAGGTTTGGGGCTTACTGTGACAGAAACCGATCATCCGTTTGAACCTGAAAGCGGTGCCTATGCACAGCATAGCCATGATCATCGTTTAAGCCCAATCAAAGCTTTACACCATGTCCACTCATAA
- a CDS encoding urease accessory protein UreF → MSTHNAAQLLQLLTLSSTALPVGAYCYSQGVETAIDIGLIHDESSAIAYFEEVLEMLLVRFELPVLKRLMQHYDDPDQFLIWAHLYKASRESKELLAESQQLAFSLNAWIKDVLKKTVEVKKQFGFVPVYAQLCGRLELKDVDVLTAYTFTVLENQVLAAVKTVPLGQMAGQRILWHLHGRVPQAVEKALKLKDEQLSSALPRYAMLSMKHETQYSRLFRS, encoded by the coding sequence ATGTCCACTCATAATGCTGCGCAATTACTGCAACTGCTGACATTGTCTTCTACGGCATTGCCAGTTGGAGCATATTGCTATTCGCAAGGTGTGGAAACCGCCATTGATATTGGCTTAATACACGATGAATCCTCGGCAATTGCTTACTTTGAAGAAGTGCTTGAAATGCTTTTAGTACGCTTTGAGTTACCTGTACTCAAACGTCTTATGCAACATTATGATGATCCAGATCAGTTTCTAATTTGGGCACATTTGTATAAGGCAAGCCGAGAAAGTAAAGAGCTATTGGCCGAATCTCAGCAACTCGCATTTTCTTTAAATGCATGGATTAAAGATGTTTTAAAGAAAACAGTTGAGGTTAAAAAGCAGTTTGGTTTTGTGCCTGTCTATGCGCAGCTTTGCGGTCGTTTAGAACTTAAAGATGTGGATGTACTTACGGCGTATACCTTTACCGTTTTAGAAAATCAGGTTTTAGCCGCAGTAAAAACTGTCCCATTGGGCCAAATGGCAGGACAAAGAATTTTATGGCATTTGCATGGGCGAGTACCACAAGCTGTAGAGAAGGCTTTAAAACTTAAAGATGAGCAATTGAGTAGTGCTTTGCCGCGCTATGCCATGCTGAGCATGAAACACGAAACTCAATATTCACGGTTATTCAGGTCTTAA
- the ureG gene encoding urease accessory protein UreG, producing the protein MTERSPLRVGIGGPVGSGKTALTLNLCRALRDKYNMAVVTNDIYTKEDSNFLTRNEAMSPDRIVGVETGGCPHTAIREDASINLAAIDDLCEKFDGLELIIIESGGDNLAATFSPELSDLTLYVIDVAGGEKIPRKGGPGITKSDLLIINKTDLAPMVGANLDVMDQDAKRMRGEKPFLFSNMKTQDGLEEIIQFIEKQGLFKA; encoded by the coding sequence ATGACAGAACGTAGTCCATTACGAGTCGGAATTGGCGGACCAGTCGGTTCAGGTAAAACAGCACTTACGCTTAATTTATGCCGTGCCTTGCGTGATAAATATAATATGGCAGTGGTGACAAATGATATTTATACCAAAGAAGACTCAAACTTTTTAACCCGTAATGAAGCGATGTCACCAGATCGTATTGTGGGTGTGGAAACAGGTGGTTGCCCGCATACAGCAATTCGTGAAGATGCCTCAATTAACTTGGCTGCGATTGATGATCTGTGCGAAAAATTTGATGGCTTAGAACTCATTATTATTGAAAGCGGTGGTGATAATTTAGCTGCGACATTTAGCCCTGAGCTTTCTGATTTAACCTTGTATGTTATTGATGTGGCAGGTGGTGAAAAAATTCCACGTAAAGGTGGACCAGGTATTACCAAGTCAGATTTACTGATTATTAATAAAACTGACCTCGCCCCAATGGTGGGAGCAAACCTTGATGTCATGGACCAAGATGCAAAACGCATGCGTGGTGAAAAGCCATTTTTATTTTCAAACATGAAAACACAAGATGGGCTTGAAGAAATTATTCAATTTATTGAGAAGCAAGGGCTGTTTAAGGCTTAA
- a CDS encoding HupE/UreJ family protein codes for MNFIKKWNVGLLSMLPALAMAHPGHDHAHSGFMAGFIHPFTGLDHLVMALGFGVLLWSAAKQWKIAGVITLSITLIIGFLVGAEGLVPASMAEYGIIASLIVTAIALWTKSNRILPIAAALLASFHGMAHGVELAHAGHIVALVTGMVTGMALIYCGGLALGAVFTRYVPYGKKIVGACAAVVAVIGLS; via the coding sequence ATGAACTTCATTAAAAAATGGAACGTTGGGCTCCTTAGCATGTTGCCCGCATTAGCCATGGCGCATCCGGGACATGATCATGCACATTCAGGGTTTATGGCAGGTTTTATTCACCCTTTTACTGGCCTCGATCATTTGGTGATGGCTTTAGGTTTTGGTGTCCTGTTATGGTCAGCAGCTAAACAGTGGAAAATTGCCGGAGTCATTACTTTAAGTATTACTTTAATTATAGGCTTTTTAGTAGGTGCTGAAGGCTTGGTGCCAGCGAGTATGGCTGAATACGGAATTATTGCATCTTTGATTGTTACGGCGATTGCACTATGGACAAAATCAAATCGGATTTTGCCTATTGCTGCGGCATTACTCGCAAGTTTTCATGGCATGGCTCATGGTGTTGAGTTAGCACATGCAGGGCATATCGTGGCGTTAGTAACCGGTATGGTTACTGGTATGGCACTTATCTATTGTGGTGGGCTTGCACTCGGTGCAGTATTTACACGTTATGTGCCATATGGCAAAAAAATTGTAGGTGCCTGTGCAGCAGTTGTTGCAGTGATTGGTTTGAGTTAA
- the rsmD gene encoding 16S rRNA (guanine(966)-N(2))-methyltransferase RsmD, translated as MKNQLRIIGGEWKRRVLPFASIEGLRPTPDRVRETLFNWLMWDIQNAHVLDICTGSGALGFEALSRGAASVYMIEPDKMQARFLKDNIQLLKAQNCHLINATAQQALPRLKEQFDVVFLDPPYSLNLWQELAHLADSHIKNNGYIYVEADRDLSQLYLPATWQQIKSTKAGTVHAGLYQKVSE; from the coding sequence ATGAAAAATCAATTACGCATTATTGGGGGCGAATGGAAAAGACGAGTTTTACCATTCGCCAGTATTGAAGGATTAAGACCAACTCCCGATCGTGTCCGCGAAACTTTATTTAACTGGCTCATGTGGGACATTCAAAACGCTCATGTTCTCGATATCTGTACAGGTTCTGGGGCATTAGGCTTCGAAGCATTATCGCGCGGTGCTGCATCTGTTTATATGATTGAGCCAGATAAGATGCAGGCACGATTTTTAAAAGATAATATTCAATTGCTCAAAGCACAGAATTGCCATTTAATTAATGCAACTGCTCAACAAGCTCTACCACGCCTAAAAGAACAGTTTGATGTCGTTTTTTTAGACCCTCCTTATAGTCTTAATTTATGGCAAGAGCTTGCTCACTTGGCAGACTCACATATTAAAAATAATGGGTACATTTACGTTGAAGCTGACCGAGATTTATCTCAGCTTTACCTTCCTGCAACATGGCAGCAAATTAAATCAACCAAAGCTGGTACAGTCCATGCAGGGCTTTACCAAAAAGTAAGCGAATAA
- the mrdA gene encoding penicillin-binding protein 2 — protein sequence MKQHFPLKDIQQEKRIYRGRIFFAVGLVIICLLVLASRYAYLQIFHYDEFSTASDKNRIRLQPLPPARGYIYDRNGVLLADNYPVFTATLSKADVENVDTVIEQLQPILELTQEDVDRFKSRIKTARKTERVAIKLNLTETNIAKFSEVKYKFPGVRIETQMTRYYPHGDLFAHVIGYVGRINDKELKSIDKDLYAGTNLIGKIGVEKSYEDLLHGTPGYESVEADAHSNILRHLGRKDPTRGNDLYLSLDYGLQVVASQQLAGRRGAIVAIDPRTGEILALVSSPSFNPNLFVTGINHKDYSSLRDNIDQPLYNRAVQGVYPPGSTIKPMEAMGGLHYGIVDWATAISDPGYFHLPGDSHKFRDWKKTGHGIVNMHKAIIMSCDTYFYILANQMGIDQMNQWMRQFGFGQKTGVDLPSESEGLYPNPEWKMRTRKSKWMKGETISVSIGQGAFTATPLQLAMATAITANHGSHVVPHVLRATHGAKPFTVRNAPDGKINFNGTDEDWVKMREAMIDVIQSGTGRGIRTPLYQIAGKTGTAQVKSIAQGKRYNEAALSERQLDHGLFVGFAPADKPEIAIAVIWENGRHGGSAAQLAKPVFDYWLLTRKKNPIRPANHQVNGGLMTAGIKPGELPSGNESASSTPATSAPTSAAASTPQATPTRPATNEVDE from the coding sequence ATGAAACAGCACTTTCCTTTAAAAGATATCCAGCAAGAAAAGCGCATTTATCGAGGTCGTATATTTTTTGCCGTAGGGCTTGTGATTATCTGTTTATTGGTACTAGCCAGCCGATACGCTTATCTACAAATTTTTCATTATGATGAGTTCTCGACGGCATCGGATAAAAACCGTATTCGCCTACAACCCCTTCCACCTGCTCGTGGTTATATTTATGACCGCAATGGGGTTTTACTGGCAGATAACTACCCTGTTTTTACCGCAACATTAAGTAAAGCAGATGTTGAGAACGTTGATACCGTTATTGAACAATTACAGCCTATTTTAGAACTCACTCAAGAAGATGTAGATCGTTTTAAAAGCCGCATTAAAACAGCACGTAAAACTGAACGTGTGGCCATTAAACTGAATTTGACCGAGACAAATATTGCCAAGTTTAGTGAAGTTAAATACAAGTTCCCCGGGGTTAGAATTGAAACCCAAATGACGCGCTATTATCCACATGGTGATTTATTTGCTCACGTGATTGGATATGTTGGCCGTATTAACGATAAAGAATTAAAAAGTATTGATAAAGATTTATATGCTGGAACAAACCTGATTGGTAAAATTGGTGTAGAAAAAAGCTATGAAGATTTACTTCATGGAACACCTGGTTATGAGTCTGTAGAAGCAGATGCTCATAGTAATATTTTGCGTCACCTAGGCCGTAAAGACCCAACTCGTGGTAATGATCTCTACTTATCATTAGATTATGGTTTGCAAGTTGTCGCGTCGCAACAACTCGCTGGTCGACGTGGTGCAATTGTTGCGATAGACCCACGCACTGGTGAAATTCTTGCGTTGGTTTCAAGCCCAAGCTTTAACCCTAACTTATTTGTGACGGGTATTAATCATAAAGATTATAGTTCTCTACGTGACAATATAGATCAGCCTCTTTATAACCGTGCAGTACAAGGTGTATACCCTCCTGGTTCAACCATTAAGCCAATGGAAGCGATGGGCGGTTTACATTATGGAATTGTTGATTGGGCTACTGCTATTTCCGACCCTGGCTATTTCCATTTACCGGGTGACTCACACAAATTCCGTGACTGGAAAAAAACCGGTCATGGCATTGTGAACATGCACAAAGCCATTATCATGTCTTGTGATACCTATTTTTATATTTTGGCTAATCAAATGGGCATCGATCAGATGAACCAATGGATGCGCCAATTTGGCTTTGGCCAAAAAACAGGTGTCGATTTACCAAGTGAAAGTGAAGGCTTATATCCAAATCCTGAATGGAAAATGCGTACACGCAAATCCAAATGGATGAAAGGTGAAACGATTTCAGTCAGTATTGGTCAAGGTGCATTTACCGCAACCCCTTTACAACTTGCCATGGCAACTGCCATTACGGCAAACCACGGCTCGCATGTAGTTCCACATGTTTTACGTGCAACCCATGGTGCAAAACCTTTTACCGTACGTAATGCACCTGATGGAAAAATTAATTTCAATGGTACAGATGAAGATTGGGTAAAAATGCGAGAAGCCATGATTGATGTAATTCAATCAGGTACTGGTCGTGGTATCCGTACACCGCTCTATCAAATTGCCGGAAAAACAGGTACAGCACAGGTTAAAAGTATTGCTCAAGGCAAACGTTATAACGAAGCTGCGCTTAGTGAACGCCAACTTGACCATGGTCTTTTTGTTGGCTTTGCTCCGGCTGATAAACCAGAAATCGCTATTGCAGTTATTTGGGAAAATGGCCGTCATGGTGGTTCAGCAGCCCAACTTGCTAAACCCGTGTTTGATTACTGGTTATTAACCCGTAAGAAAAATCCGATTCGACCAGCCAACCATCAGGTTAATGGTGGCTTGATGACTGCTGGGATTAAACCGGGTGAACTCCCAAGTGGTAATGAAAGTGCCAGCTCTACTCCAGCGACCTCTGCTCCGACTTCCGCAGCAGCCTCTACTCCACAGGCAACACCAACTCGTCCTGCTACAAACGAGGTCGATGAATAA
- a CDS encoding membrane protein, with protein sequence MLEYVSGLWQTFLHRPDFWAVLSIIPVTAFVTWAHVWMALKMVFYPIKFWGFHLGPLPVGWQGIVPRKAGRISGIITDNTLSKLGSLREFLEAMDPEDMARIIGEQVGFELEHLIDEVMIDRNAVLWENLPYSIKRRIYAQAHKQLPGVLRELVTELTMNVESLVDMREMVVSQMEGDRRLMVRMFLKVGQKEINFIWHISALIGMFFGVFQMVVWFVVPWHWTVPFWASIWGFLTNWIAIWMVFNPIEPHYIRYPQIFRLTKDRKFPWIVPVLRIGTYNVQGAFMKRQEEVSEVFSSVVTEDLITLKSIMTEMMYGSRKDKTRRIVKRHINEIMETPLVRTSLQLSLGPREYARLKTDLIDRSIEITMGPVCDPALNASRAQKIFQMFKERIRELTPKEFQNLLRPAFQEDEWILIVLGGVTGFIAGTIHLFVAFL encoded by the coding sequence ATGTTAGAGTACGTCAGCGGATTGTGGCAGACCTTTTTACACAGACCTGATTTTTGGGCCGTTTTGAGTATCATTCCGGTCACTGCCTTTGTCACATGGGCACATGTGTGGATGGCTTTAAAAATGGTGTTTTACCCAATCAAGTTTTGGGGATTTCATTTAGGTCCTTTACCAGTCGGCTGGCAAGGTATTGTGCCACGTAAAGCTGGACGTATCTCTGGAATTATTACCGATAATACTTTATCCAAGTTAGGTTCTTTGCGTGAGTTTTTAGAGGCAATGGACCCTGAAGACATGGCGCGTATTATTGGTGAGCAAGTCGGATTTGAACTTGAGCATTTGATTGATGAAGTGATGATCGATCGTAATGCAGTGCTTTGGGAAAATTTACCTTATTCGATTAAACGCCGTATTTATGCTCAAGCGCATAAGCAATTACCAGGTGTACTCAGAGAATTAGTGACTGAGCTGACTATGAACGTTGAGTCACTGGTTGATATGCGTGAAATGGTGGTGAGCCAAATGGAAGGTGATCGCCGTTTAATGGTACGTATGTTTTTAAAAGTTGGACAAAAAGAAATCAACTTTATTTGGCATATTAGTGCTTTAATCGGGATGTTCTTTGGTGTTTTCCAAATGGTGGTCTGGTTTGTGGTGCCTTGGCATTGGACAGTACCGTTTTGGGCGTCTATTTGGGGCTTTTTAACTAACTGGATTGCAATCTGGATGGTATTTAACCCGATTGAACCGCATTACATTCGTTATCCGCAAATATTTAGATTAACAAAAGATCGTAAGTTCCCTTGGATTGTACCTGTTTTACGAATTGGTACTTATAATGTTCAAGGGGCTTTCATGAAGCGTCAAGAAGAAGTTTCAGAAGTCTTCTCAAGCGTAGTGACAGAAGATCTGATTACGTTAAAATCAATTATGACAGAAATGATGTATGGTTCACGCAAGGACAAAACGCGTCGTATTGTTAAGCGTCATATTAACGAAATCATGGAAACTCCACTTGTTCGAACATCTTTACAGCTTTCTTTAGGCCCAAGAGAGTATGCAAGGTTAAAGACGGACTTGATTGATCGTTCAATTGAAATTACGATGGGACCGGTATGTGACCCTGCACTAAATGCAAGCCGGGCACAGAAGATTTTTCAAATGTTTAAAGAGCGTATTCGTGAACTAACACCAAAAGAGTTTCAGAATTTGTTACGTCCAGCATTTCAAGAGGACGAGTGGATTCTTATTGTACTAGGTGGGGTAACCGGATTTATTGCTGGTACAATACATTTGTTTGTGGCTTTCTTATAA
- the adk gene encoding adenylate kinase yields the protein MRIILLGPPGAGKGTQAQLICKRYNIPQISTGDMLRAAIREGTELGLKAKSVMESGGLVSDELIIGLVKERIAQPDCVNGCIFDGFPRTIPQAEALEKEGISIDHVIEIDVPDEEIVKRLSGRRQHPASGRVYHVVYNPPKVEGKDDETGEDLVQRPDDQEETIRKRLASYHTETEQLVGFYQGRAASGENAPTYDKLDGLRTIEDVQKDLFNILDK from the coding sequence ATGCGCATTATCTTACTCGGACCACCTGGGGCAGGCAAAGGTACTCAGGCTCAGTTGATCTGTAAGCGCTACAATATCCCACAAATTTCAACCGGTGATATGCTCCGTGCTGCAATTCGTGAAGGTACTGAATTAGGTTTAAAAGCTAAAAGTGTGATGGAATCTGGCGGTTTAGTTTCAGATGAACTCATTATCGGTTTAGTAAAAGAACGTATTGCTCAACCTGACTGCGTGAATGGTTGTATTTTCGACGGCTTCCCACGCACTATTCCTCAAGCAGAAGCTTTGGAAAAAGAAGGGATCAGCATTGATCATGTAATCGAAATTGATGTACCTGATGAAGAAATCGTAAAACGTCTTTCTGGTCGTCGTCAGCATCCAGCTTCTGGTCGTGTTTATCACGTTGTATACAATCCACCTAAAGTGGAAGGTAAAGATGATGAAACTGGTGAAGATCTTGTTCAACGTCCAGATGACCAAGAAGAAACAATCCGTAAGCGTTTAGCGTCTTATCACACTGAAACAGAACAATTGGTTGGTTTCTACCAAGGTCGTGCTGCTTCTGGTGAAAATGCGCCAACTTATGACAAGCTTGATGGCTTGCGTACAATTGAAGATGTACAAAAAGATTTGTTCAACATCTTAGACAAATAA
- the nth gene encoding endonuclease III yields the protein MAVKNMTKKQIQIFFERLREQRPSPQTELNYSSPFELLIAVMLSAQATDVSVNKATDKLYPVANTAEKIYNLGVDGLKEYIKTIGLYNAKAENVIKTCKILMEQFNGEVPSDRKDLEALPGVGRKTANVVLNTAFGQPTMAVDTHIFRVGNRTGLAIGKNVLEVEHRLVKVIPKEFILDAHHWLILHGRYCCIARKPKCSECVVADVCNWPDRFEFGAQKQIAVKNIEAE from the coding sequence ATGGCCGTCAAAAATATGACGAAAAAGCAGATTCAAATTTTCTTTGAACGCCTTCGTGAACAAAGACCTTCTCCACAGACCGAATTAAATTATTCATCACCATTTGAATTGCTCATTGCCGTTATGTTATCGGCGCAAGCAACCGACGTTAGTGTCAACAAAGCAACTGATAAGCTCTATCCTGTTGCGAACACTGCTGAAAAAATCTATAACTTAGGCGTAGACGGGTTAAAAGAGTACATTAAAACGATTGGTCTTTATAACGCAAAAGCCGAAAATGTTATCAAGACCTGTAAGATTTTAATGGAGCAGTTTAACGGTGAAGTTCCAAGTGACCGAAAAGATTTGGAAGCTTTGCCAGGTGTAGGCCGCAAAACAGCTAATGTGGTTTTAAATACTGCATTCGGTCAACCGACTATGGCTGTCGATACTCATATTTTCCGTGTTGGAAACAGAACGGGCTTAGCAATAGGTAAAAATGTTCTGGAAGTTGAACATCGCCTAGTAAAAGTCATTCCTAAAGAATTTATTTTAGATGCACATCACTGGCTGATATTACATGGTCGTTACTGCTGTATTGCCCGTAAACCAAAATGTTCAGAGTGTGTGGTTGCTGATGTATGCAACTGGCCGGACCGCTTTGAGTTTGGTGCTCAAAAACAAATTGCGGTTAAAAACATTGAGGCAGAATAA
- a CDS encoding RnfABCDGE type electron transport complex subunit B, protein MNPSISLIREIDALLPQTQCGLCGHRDGCLPYAKSIAEGEEANKCVPGGQPVADALAQLLNRPLLPAETSVWPVQADGRPQRMKAIIREDECIGCTKCINACPVDAIIGSGKLMHTILTDLCTGCELCIPPCPVDCIDLVEDTQALPSEQQRIAEQNDLRQRYYAHIQREEKRRIHRKGPVVRAEIDTQLFAQFSQALDDLPSIQLIEKPKEAIVSDAKTTIELAKIRTQIKKLEKQLSVREDAKKRLQLDELQQQLIQLQEV, encoded by the coding sequence ATGAATCCATCTATTTCTCTCATACGCGAGATTGATGCGTTACTACCACAAACACAATGTGGTCTGTGTGGGCACCGTGACGGCTGTCTACCTTACGCAAAGTCCATTGCTGAAGGTGAAGAAGCAAATAAATGTGTTCCTGGTGGACAGCCAGTGGCCGATGCACTGGCACAATTATTAAATCGCCCATTATTACCTGCTGAAACGAGTGTCTGGCCTGTACAGGCGGATGGACGCCCACAACGCATGAAGGCAATTATTCGCGAAGATGAATGCATCGGATGTACAAAATGTATTAATGCCTGCCCAGTAGATGCCATTATTGGTAGTGGTAAGCTCATGCATACAATTTTGACTGATCTATGCACAGGTTGTGAGTTATGTATTCCACCCTGCCCAGTTGACTGTATTGATCTAGTCGAAGACACTCAAGCATTGCCAAGCGAACAGCAACGCATTGCGGAGCAAAATGATTTACGACAACGTTATTACGCGCATATTCAACGTGAAGAAAAACGCCGTATTCACCGCAAAGGCCCTGTTGTACGTGCTGAAATCGATACCCAGCTGTTTGCACAGTTCTCTCAAGCACTTGATGATTTACCTTCAATTCAGCTCATCGAGAAGCCAAAAGAAGCGATTGTAAGTGATGCAAAAACCACAATTGAATTAGCGAAAATTCGTACACAAATTAAAAAGTTGGAAAAGCAGCTCAGTGTTCGAGAAGATGCCAAAAAGCGTCTTCAACTTGATGAACTACAACAGCAACTCATTCAATTACAGGAGGTCTGA
- the gdhA gene encoding NADP-specific glutamate dehydrogenase, which translates to MMHFKMYCTNLIHYYAEDRALKYNNLNEFLNYVQARDPHQPEFLQAVEEVMTSLWPFIEKNPEYAEQGLLERLVEPERVIQFRVSWMDDQGQTQVNRAFRVQYNSAIGPFKGGMRFHPSVNLSILKFLGFEQTFKNSLTTLPMGGGKGGSDFNPKGKSDAEIMRFCQALMIELYRHLGPNTDIPAGDIGVGAREVGYMAGMMKKLSNDTACVFTGKGISFGGSLMRPEATGYGTVYFAEEMLKTRGQSFAGKTVSISGSGNVAQYAAEKAMFLGAKVVTLSDSNGTVYLKNGFTDELLAEVMELKNIQRGRISEFASKHGFEYFEGKTPWHIPVDIALPCATQNELTGGDAKTLIANGVICVAEGANMPSTLEAVEHFIEAKILYAPGKASNAGGVATSGLEMSQNAIRLGWTHAEVDERLHAIMKDIHANCVRYGTKEDGTVNYVDGANIAGFVKVADAMLAQGIY; encoded by the coding sequence ATGATGCATTTTAAAATGTATTGCACCAATTTAATTCATTACTATGCTGAGGACCGTGCATTGAAATATAACAACCTGAATGAATTCCTGAATTACGTGCAAGCGCGTGATCCGCATCAACCTGAGTTTTTACAAGCTGTCGAAGAGGTCATGACAAGCTTATGGCCATTTATTGAAAAAAATCCAGAATATGCCGAGCAGGGATTGCTAGAACGTTTGGTGGAACCAGAACGTGTGATCCAATTTCGCGTTTCATGGATGGACGATCAAGGGCAAACTCAAGTTAACCGTGCTTTCCGTGTTCAATACAATTCAGCAATTGGTCCATTCAAGGGGGGGATGCGTTTCCATCCGTCGGTCAACCTATCTATTTTAAAATTTTTAGGGTTTGAGCAAACTTTTAAAAACTCACTTACAACTTTGCCAATGGGTGGAGGAAAAGGTGGTTCAGATTTTAACCCTAAAGGTAAATCTGATGCTGAAATTATGCGATTCTGTCAGGCACTTATGATTGAGCTTTACCGTCATTTAGGTCCAAATACCGATATCCCTGCTGGAGATATTGGTGTGGGTGCACGTGAAGTAGGTTATATGGCTGGCATGATGAAAAAGCTCAGTAATGACACGGCATGTGTGTTTACAGGTAAAGGAATTTCATTTGGCGGTAGCTTAATGCGTCCAGAAGCAACAGGCTACGGTACGGTTTATTTTGCAGAAGAAATGCTAAAAACACGTGGGCAGTCTTTTGCTGGTAAAACCGTTTCGATATCTGGTTCTGGAAACGTTGCGCAGTATGCTGCTGAAAAAGCAATGTTCTTAGGTGCAAAAGTGGTTACGCTATCGGACTCAAATGGTACCGTTTATTTAAAAAATGGTTTTACAGATGAGTTGCTTGCTGAAGTTATGGAACTCAAAAATATCCAGCGTGGCCGTATTTCAGAATTTGCTTCTAAGCATGGCTTTGAATATTTTGAAGGGAAGACACCTTGGCATATTCCTGTAGATATTGCCTTACCATGTGCAACACAAAATGAATTAACTGGCGGAGATGCCAAAACGCTCATCGCTAATGGGGTAATTTGTGTGGCTGAAGGCGCTAATATGCCATCTACACTTGAAGCTGTTGAGCATTTTATTGAAGCTAAGATTTTGTATGCGCCTGGTAAAGCTTCTAATGCAGGTGGGGTGGCAACGTCTGGTTTAGAAATGTCTCAGAATGCGATTCGTTTAGGCTGGACACATGCTGAAGTCGATGAACGCTTACATGCAATTATGAAAGATATTCATGCCAATTGTGTTAGATACGGTACTAAAGAAGATGGTACTGTGAATTATGTAGATGGTGCCAATATTGCTGGTTTTGTAAAAGTTGCTGATGCGATGCTTGCACAAGGTATCTATTAA